The Candidatus Zixiibacteriota bacterium genome contains the following window.
AACCGCCAGCATTTCCTGAAGATCTGCCTTCCGGTTGGCCCGGAAAGACGCCGGAAACTGGAGAAGCAGCGGCCCCAGCTTCTCGCCAAGAGTTTCCATCACAGAGAGAAACTTCCCGGCCTCTTCCAGCCGGGTGCGCAAGTCTCCGTCGTGAGTGACCGTCCGAGGAAACTTGGCGGCAAAACGGAAGCCCGGCGGTGTAGTCTGCGCCCACTTGTCGAGTATCTGACGAGTGGGTATGCGATAGAACGTGGAGTCGAGTTCGACAGTGCTGAAAGTCATGGCGTAGCAGCGGAGAAAATCGGCCTGCGGACAAAATTGAGGATAGAAATTCCCCAGCCAGTCACGATAACTGAAGCCGGCCGTGCCGATATACACTTTGCCGAATGTCATGGTGTCTGTAACAAGCCACACCGGCGTTGGTTCACACCACCCAGTTTATGATAGCAGGTTGCCAAGCCCGGCCCCATCCCCTATCTTGCTTCCCAGTTTACTCTGGAACGAATCGTGAGGTACAGACAATGAAGGACAAACGGAACGAAATCCTCGCCCGGCAACTGCTGGACTACTCGACTAAGCTGGCAAAGGGCGAAATTCTCTATCTCGAGATTAAAGGCAAGGAAACCCTCGAACTCGGCAAACAGATCGTTCAGCTGGCCACCGAGCGCGGCGCGGTGCCATTCTGGTTTTACAACGATGAATCCCTGCTTAGGCAATGGGTAGGCAAGGCAACAAAGGAGCAGCATCAGACACAGGCCGAATTGCATCTGGAACTGATGAAACGAGCCGATGCCTATATCGGCTTGCGCGGATCGGATAATCCATTTGATCTGGCCGATATTCCCCAGGGCCAGATGGACCTCTGGAACTCGGTCTTCTACAAGCCGGTGCATCTCGAGGAACGAGTTAAGCGGACCCGATGGGTGGTGC
Protein-coding sequences here:
- a CDS encoding DUF72 domain-containing protein; this encodes MTFGKVYIGTAGFSYRDWLGNFYPQFCPQADFLRCYAMTFSTVELDSTFYRIPTRQILDKWAQTTPPGFRFAAKFPRTVTHDGDLRTRLEEAGKFLSVMETLGEKLGPLLLQFPASFRANRKADLQEMLAVVPKSVKLAVEFRDRGWFTEETAALLRERGVGLCLTEYPGVPRLVTRTAGFVYFRFVGDRDEITDDFSHVRLGRSEELAYWADLAERFAGENADVYAYFNNHFSGHAPSTALQFRERLR